One Anthonomus grandis grandis chromosome 13, icAntGran1.3, whole genome shotgun sequence DNA segment encodes these proteins:
- the LOC126744267 gene encoding uncharacterized protein LOC126744267 translates to MIKYATLLLMGVTMIVAQRRLALPDPRSCANRVRHATYRDARGVTHSYFFSWEHAPTRNLEVDWLDSRNICRRHCMDAVSLETPQENEFIKQRIIRGNVRYIWTSGRKCNFAGCDRPDLQPPNINGWFWSGSGAKIGPTTQRNSGDWSATGGFGQAQPDNREAAQGNDESCLAILNNFYNDGTKWHDVACHHLKPFVCEDSEELLNFVASRNPGIRL, encoded by the exons ATGATTAAATACGCCACTCTCCTCCTTATGGGGGTAACCATGATAGTTGCTCAAAGGAGACTCGCCCTGCCAGACCCCAGAAGTTGTGCAAACA GAGTACGTCACGCCACCTACAGAGACGCTCGTGGCGTCACCCACTCATACTTCTTCAGTTGGGAACACGCCCCCACCCGAAACCTGGAAGTCGATTGGCTCGACTCCAGGAACATTTGCAGGAGACATTGTATGGACGCCGTATCTCTTGAAACCCCTCAAGAAAACGAGTTTATTAAGCAGAGAATCATCAGAGGCAACGTGAGATATATCTGGACTTCCGGACGTAAATGTAATTTTGCCGGTTGTGACCGTCCCGACTTGCAACCCCCAAATATTAACGGATGGTTCTGGTCCGGATCCGGTGCCAAAATCGGACCTACCACTCAGAGAAATTCTGGAGACTGGAGTGCAACCGGTGGATTCGGACAAGCTCAACCTGATAATAGGGAGGCCGCACAG gGTAACGATGAATCTTGCCTGGCTATCCTGAACAATTTCTACAATGACGGAACCAAATGGCACGATGTGGCCTGCCACCACTTGAAACCGTTCGTCTGTGAAGACAGCGAAGAACTTCTGAACTTTGTCGCGTCCAGGAATCCTGGAATTCGCCTATAA
- the LOC126744266 gene encoding protein-S-isoprenylcysteine O-methyltransferase, whose protein sequence is MASPIRICIEHFIGPFIVFSVMGFLNYTYNLRTFGINALIFAISACMILTLLFLAFTDEVYEISWRAAMLGALCSLGFYIFLVCPPQFKVFGLYMSVMAFFHFSEFLTIAIIQPTQVSTDSFVINHSPQYTMAALLSWIEFFAEAYFCPWLKQYYLISYIGVSICIAGEFLRKFAMFTAGNNFHHLVQSEKKKDHVLVVKGPYSVFRHPSYVGWFYWAIGTQLILINPICIPAYTVVSWMFFNSRIYIEEITLLNFFGQNYVEYQKQVETGIPFIKGYKI, encoded by the exons ATGGCATCGCCGATTCGAATCTGTATAGAGCACTTCATAGGgccctttattgttttttctgtAATGGGGTTTCTAAATTATACGTATAACTTACGTACGTTTGGCATTAATGCCCTGATCTTTGCTATTTCAGCATGTATGATATTAACTTTGCTTTTTCTGGCTTTCACAGATGAAGTTTATGAG atatcATGGAGGGCAGCGATGTTAGGAGCCTTGTGTTCATTGGGCTTCTATATTTTCTTAGTGTGTCCTCcacaatttaaagtttttggtCTGTACATGTCTGTAATggcattttttcacttttctgaATTTCTGACTATTGCCATCATCCAGCCTACTCAAGTGTCTACTGATTCTTTTGTGATAAATCATAGTCCCCAATATACTATGGCTGCACTACTCTCTTGGATTGAATTTTTTGCTGAAGCATATTTCTGTCCTT GGCTAAAACAGTATTATTTGATCTCATACATTGGTGTCTCTATATGTATTGCAGGGGAATTCTTGAGAAAATTTGCTATGTTTACTGCTGGAAATAATTTCCACCATTTG GTACAATCTGAAAAGAAGAAAGACCATGTGTTGGTTGTGAAGGGTCCATATTCAGTCTTTCGCCATCCCAGCTATGTTGGATGGTTTTACTGGGCCATTGGGACGCAG TTGATTCTGATTAATCCAATTTGCATACCAGCCTATACAGTGGTATCCTGGATGTTCTTTAACAGTCGGATCTACATAGAAGAAATAACTCTTCTTAACTTTTTTGGTCAAAATTATGTGGAGTACCAAAAACAGGTTGAGACTGGTATTCCCTTCATTAAGGGCTACAAGATTTAA